A portion of the Cryptomeria japonica chromosome 5, Sugi_1.0, whole genome shotgun sequence genome contains these proteins:
- the LOC131042053 gene encoding UDP-glycosyltransferase 74E1-like, whose translation MESLGKLEKSNKRPHVVVFPYPAQGHINPLMEFANRLLSHNLMVTFVATEKVKERIAQAQDGDSCANSALENIRIETISDGLTPDLDREKNSAMKADLLKKFGSVSFEHLIERFNAQGKRVSCIVYDSFLDWVPQIAKKFAIPLAFFWTQSCAVYSIYYHYHKRTGLLYSQQLIIVSTIIFSASSTGGLRYLKEEDDLENEMYVKGIFGLPQLCSSDLPSFIQSSNPYPSATKLVLDQFDIVSQAKWILGNSFKELEETEIKSIDSLVQPRTVGPLIPPSYLEGSNPKDTNVRVHLWRATNCMNWLKMKGESTVIYVSFGSFLVLSKEQIHEIAFGLNDSGYSFLWVIRPSDDKEANNITQDLPEGFLEETNGKGLVVPWCPQMMVLSHSSIALFMTHCGWNSTLESLSLGVPMLAFPEWSDQPTNAKYIEDHWKIGRRLSRRDDGLVGREELNKLIKEVMETNQGAELRKNALWWKTLAMKSFGKSGSSNKNIESFVEEVINSA comes from the exons ATGGAGAGCTTAGGAAAGTTAGAGAAGAGCAACAAGAGGCCTCATGTAGTGGTGTTTCCTTATCCAGCGCAGGGCCATATCAATCCATTAATGGAGTTCGCCAATAGGCTTCTCTCCCACAATCTCATGGTCACATTTGTCGCCACGGAGAAAGTTAAAGAGCGCATTGCACAAGCTCAGGATGGTGATTCTTGTGCCAACTCGGCTTTGGAGAATATTAGGATTGAAACAATTTCAGACGGGCTTACTCCTGATCTCGACAGGGAGAAAAATTCAGCTATGAAAGCTGATTTGCTGAAAAAGTTTGGAAGTGTTTCATTTGAACATCTAATAGAGAGGTTCAATGCTCAAGGCAAGAGAGTCTCTTGTATAGTCTACGACTCTTTTCTAGATTGGGTTCCACAAATAGCAAAGAAATTTGCTATTCCTCTGGCATTTTTTTGGACGCAATCGTGTGCAGTTTACTCCATCTATTATCATTACCACAAAAGAACTG GACTGCTTTACAGTCAACAGCTGATTATTGTTTCTACCATAATATTTTCTGCTTCTTCAACAGGAGGACTGCGTTACC TGAAAGAGGAGGATGATCTGGAGAATGAAATGTATGTGAAAGGAATATTTGGACTTCCACAACTATGTTCATCAGATCTACCATCATTTATACAATCTTCAAATCCTTATCCGTCTGCAACAAAATTGGTGCTTGATCAATTTGATATTGTTTCCCAAGCCAAATGGATATTGGGAAACTCTTTCAAAGAACTAGAAGAAACGGAAATAAAATCTATCGACTCACTTGTTCAACCTAGAACAGTGGGTCCCCTAATTCCACCATCTTATTTAGAGGGAAGCAATCCCAAAGACACAAATGTTCGTGTACACCTATGGAGAGCAACAAATTGCATGAATTGGCTCAAGATGAAGGGGGAGTCAACTGTCATATATGTTTCCTTTGGTAGCTTTCTTGTACTTTCCAAAGAGCAAATCCATGAAATAGCATTTGGACTAAATGATAGTGGTTATTCTTTCTTGTGGGTGATACGTCCAAGTGATGATAAAGAAGCAAATAACATTACACAAGATTTGCCAGAGGGTTTTTTAGAGGAAACTAATGGGAAAGGGTTAGTGGTTCCCTGGTGTCCACAGATGATGGTGCTTTCGCATTCCTCTATAGCCTTGTTTATGACCCATTGTGGATGGAATTCCACCCTAGAGAGCCTCAGTTTAGGGGTTCCTATGCTAGCATTTCCTGAATGGAGTGATCAACCAACTAATGCAAAGTACATAGAAGACCATTGGAAGATAGGTAGAAGATTGAGTAGGAGAGATGATGGTTTGGTTGGGAGGGAAGAACTGAATAAATTAATCAAGGAAGTTATGGAAACTAATCAAGGAGCTGAATTGAGAAAAAATGCTCTGTGGTGGAAAACATTAGCTATGAAATCATTTGGGAAGAGTGGATCTTCAAATAAAAACATCGAGTCTTTTGTTGAGGAGGTCATAAATAGTGCATGA